A region from the Sandaracinus amylolyticus genome encodes:
- a CDS encoding glycogen synthase, whose protein sequence is MKILFLTAEAAPFTKVGGLGDVAGALPAALRAVPGAGLDVRVVTPLHGGARARITTPLERVARVSVPHPSGPLGAEILATTYDGVPFYFVHAPGLFDDSIAVYHQDTGWDGHRYAFFCLAALELARVIDFVPDVLHANDWHTAPSIPALHRARFSDPKLGRARTALTVHNLPYVGWGAGPAMRAFGLVPGELPRVAPEGREMPLPIGLSLADRITTVSPGYAREILEPEFGAGLDALLRARKDALVGILNGIDTELYDPKTDAALPQRYDATTALAARAVNKRALRRELGLVHEQGSVDEPLPLLAVVSRLTGQKGIDLVPDAIRALARDHAFQCVILGTGDHALEEQLLRLAGELGDRVRVRVAFDEALSRRIYAGADMLMLPSRYEPCGLAQMIAMRYGCVPVARDTGGLSDTVRDLDLHDAPTGFLFPVASSRSLAFGLRRALATFAAVSPRTGEHCAREGRFAMLQQNGMREDFSWSRAALAYAHTYRELVTGETR, encoded by the coding sequence ATGAAGATCCTCTTCCTGACCGCCGAGGCCGCTCCATTCACCAAGGTCGGTGGGCTCGGCGACGTCGCGGGCGCGCTCCCCGCGGCGCTCCGTGCGGTTCCAGGTGCCGGGCTCGACGTCCGCGTCGTCACGCCGCTCCACGGCGGCGCGCGAGCGCGCATCACGACGCCGCTCGAGCGCGTCGCGCGCGTCTCGGTCCCGCATCCCTCGGGACCGCTCGGTGCAGAGATCCTCGCGACCACATACGACGGCGTGCCGTTCTACTTCGTGCACGCGCCCGGGCTCTTCGACGACTCGATCGCCGTCTACCACCAGGACACCGGGTGGGACGGGCATCGCTACGCGTTCTTCTGTCTCGCCGCGCTCGAGCTCGCGCGCGTGATCGACTTCGTGCCCGACGTGCTGCACGCGAACGACTGGCACACCGCGCCGTCGATCCCCGCGCTGCACCGCGCGCGCTTCTCGGACCCGAAGCTCGGTCGCGCGCGCACCGCGCTCACCGTGCACAACCTGCCCTACGTCGGCTGGGGCGCGGGGCCCGCGATGCGCGCGTTCGGGCTGGTGCCCGGTGAGCTCCCGCGCGTCGCGCCCGAGGGCCGCGAGATGCCGCTCCCGATCGGCCTCTCGCTCGCCGATCGCATCACCACCGTCTCGCCCGGGTACGCGCGCGAGATCCTCGAGCCGGAATTCGGCGCCGGCCTCGACGCGCTCCTCCGCGCGCGCAAGGACGCGCTCGTCGGCATCCTCAACGGGATCGACACCGAGCTCTACGATCCGAAGACCGACGCCGCGCTCCCGCAGCGCTACGACGCGACCACCGCGCTCGCCGCGCGCGCCGTGAACAAGCGCGCGCTCCGCCGCGAGCTCGGCCTGGTTCACGAGCAAGGCAGTGTCGACGAGCCGCTGCCGCTCTTGGCGGTGGTCTCGCGCCTCACCGGCCAGAAGGGCATCGACCTCGTGCCCGACGCGATCCGCGCGCTCGCGCGCGATCACGCGTTCCAGTGCGTGATCCTCGGCACCGGTGATCACGCGCTCGAGGAGCAGCTCCTCCGCCTCGCGGGAGAGCTCGGCGATCGCGTACGGGTGCGCGTCGCGTTCGACGAAGCGCTCTCGCGCCGCATCTACGCGGGCGCCGACATGCTGATGCTGCCGTCGCGCTACGAGCCCTGCGGGCTCGCGCAGATGATCGCGATGCGATACGGCTGCGTGCCGGTCGCGCGCGACACCGGAGGCCTCTCGGACACCGTGCGCGACCTCGATCTGCACGACGCGCCGACCGGCTTCCTCTTCCCGGTCGCGTCGTCGCGCTCGCTCGCCTTCGGGCTGCGGCGCGCGCTCGCGACGTTCGCGGCGGTGAGCCCGCGAACCGGCGAACACTGTGCTCGAGAAGGACGCTTCGCCATGCTGCAGCAGAACGGCATGCGCGAAGACTTCTCGTGGTCGCGCGCCGCGCTCGCGTACGCGCACACCTACCGAGAGCTCGTGACCGGAGAGACGCGCTGA
- a CDS encoding AraC family transcriptional regulator, with amino-acid sequence MHAPDAHTIPAIHALHLADVVERWGIDVDALLAGSGWTPDALAQPDARLTLADVERLVERARKLTGEPGLGFHVGLQMRIASHGFLGLAAMAAPTLGDAAQVAVRFAPTRTTALSLRLETGPEGAALVMLEHADLGSARDAVVLALTVGIVQLARALTGADAAYQVELAFDEPSYYRRFAHLLRPARFGCPVHRITFPAAALAARLVTADPAALRLTLEQCERELAELRAGDPFSQRVARVLPRASGGFLTIEEVAKALHVSTRTLKRRLAEEGTSFRDLLEDARRARALVLLRDELGLDEIAARLGYSDAANFSRAFRRWTGVTPGAWRTREPK; translated from the coding sequence ATGCACGCGCCCGACGCGCACACCATCCCCGCGATCCACGCGCTCCACCTCGCCGACGTGGTGGAGCGCTGGGGCATCGACGTCGACGCGCTGCTCGCGGGCTCGGGATGGACGCCCGACGCGCTCGCGCAGCCCGACGCGCGGCTCACGCTCGCCGACGTCGAGCGGCTGGTCGAGCGGGCGCGCAAGCTGACCGGCGAGCCCGGCCTCGGGTTCCACGTCGGCCTGCAGATGCGCATCGCGTCGCACGGGTTCCTCGGGCTCGCGGCGATGGCGGCGCCGACGCTCGGCGACGCCGCGCAGGTCGCGGTGCGCTTCGCGCCGACGCGCACGACGGCGCTGTCGTTGCGGCTCGAGACCGGGCCCGAGGGCGCCGCGCTCGTCATGCTCGAGCACGCCGATCTCGGCTCCGCGCGCGACGCGGTGGTGCTCGCGCTGACGGTGGGCATCGTGCAGCTCGCGCGCGCGCTGACCGGAGCCGACGCGGCGTACCAGGTCGAGCTCGCGTTCGACGAGCCGAGCTACTACCGGCGCTTCGCGCACCTCCTCCGGCCGGCGCGGTTCGGGTGCCCGGTGCATCGCATCACGTTCCCGGCGGCGGCGCTCGCCGCGCGCCTGGTCACCGCGGATCCCGCCGCGCTGCGCCTCACGCTCGAGCAGTGCGAGCGCGAGCTCGCCGAGCTGCGCGCCGGCGATCCGTTCTCGCAGCGCGTCGCGCGCGTGCTGCCGCGCGCGAGCGGCGGGTTCTTGACGATCGAAGAGGTCGCGAAGGCGCTGCACGTCTCGACGCGCACGCTCAAGCGGCGCCTCGCCGAGGAAGGCACGAGCTTCCGCGATCTCCTCGAGGACGCGCGCCGCGCCCGCGCGCTCGTGCTGCTGCGCGACGAGCTCGGCCTCGACGAGATCGCGGCGCGGCTCGGCTACTCCGACGCCGCGAACTTCAGCCGCGCGTTCCGCCGCTGGACCGGGGTCACACCCGGCGCGTGGCGGACGCGCGAGCCGAAGTGA